The Pseudophryne corroboree isolate aPseCor3 chromosome 2, aPseCor3.hap2, whole genome shotgun sequence genome has a segment encoding these proteins:
- the LOC134991941 gene encoding paraneoplastic antigen Ma1 homolog — MENLTGEDLYTWCMQKEKNPKKCIGIGRDFSEFSDEEVIRTIIDKLYGVKRPRIVDKWRGEIAILIEAERELDPCLIPMMIMANEEIGRRWYIIWPKRKYEEAINAHISTSVDTSGRDNINNNMQGNGENVDGSQFETMVDRVVTQLERWHYEGSYRRLRIFSGIVPAPLGEETYEAWKEAAVQQAEEWQCPDQIKRQGVVESLRGPAMGIIQAARQSNPQATLETYFEALDYAYGTLEDVGDLTSRLHHTFQEPGEKLSAYLIQLDKLLYKIVEKGGIARDEVDRNRMKQLLRGALTADSVAQKIRCSGIREPSPTFNELLKEIKQEEVLIEMRERTVKKVKVVQPSVEVNPFEEKIVKMIEEQNKKLEEFMASHESRSLENSSPRSNNNTNIRGMGRGNSYTNRGRGSFKCGRIGHRAYECNVITDRSSARASATNSNTNRDVLSGQENEQGRTMNPAQSP; from the coding sequence ATGGAGAATTTAACAGGAGAGGATCTATACACTTGGtgtatgcaaaaagaaaaaaatcctaaaAAGTGCATAGGTATAGGTAGGGATTTTTCAGAATTTTCGGATGAGGAAGTTATAAGGACAATTATAGATAAATTGTATGGGGTTAAAAGACCCAGGATTGTAGACAAATGGAGAGGAGAAATAGCCATATTAATAGAAGCTGAAAGGGAGTTAGACCCATGTCTAATACCGATGATGATAATGGCAAATGAGGAAATTGGGAGGCGATGGTATATTATTTGGCCTAAGAGAAAATATGAGGAAGCTATTAATGCGCACATATCTACTTCTGTTGATACATCTGGGAGGGATAATATAAACAATAATATGCAAGGAAATGGTGAAAATGTAGATGGGTCGCAGTTTGAAACTATGGTAGATAGAGTGGTTACCCAGTTGGAACGCTGGCACTACGAAGGGAGTTATAGGAGATTACGGATATTCTCAGGGATAGTGCCTGCACCTTTAGGCGAAGAAACATATGAAGCCTGGAAAGAAGCTGCTGTACAGCAAGCAGAGGAGTGGCAGTGTCCAGACCAAATAAAAAGGCAGGGAGTAGTAGAAAGCCTAAGGGGACCTGCCATGGGAATAATACAGGCAGCtagacaaagtaatccacaggccaCTCTTGAAACATATTTTGAGGCTTTAGATTATGCCTACGGCACTTTGGAGGATGTGGGAGATTTAACATCCAGGTTGCACCACACTTTTCAGGAGCCTGGAGAAAAGTTAAGTGCATACTTAATTCAACTAGACAAACTCTTATACAAAATAGTAGAAAAGGGTGGAATTGCCCGAGACGAAGTAGATAGAAACAGAATGAAACAGCTACTGAGGGGGGCACTGACAGCTGATTCGGTAGCCCAGAAAATACGATGTTCTGGAATAAGGGAACCCTCCCCCACTTTTAATGAATTATTAAAAGAAATAAAACAAGAAGAAGTACTAATTGAAATGAGAGAAAGAACGGTAAAAAAGGTTAAGGTTGTCCAACCCTCTGTGGAGGTCAACCCCTTTGAGGAAAAAATAGTTAAAATGATAGAGGAACAGAACAAGAAACTGGAGGAGTTTATGGCCTCTCATGAGAGTAGAAGTTTAGAAAACTCCTCTCCTAGGAGTAATAACAATACAAATATAAGAGGAATGGGGAGAGGAAATAGCTATACTAATAGAGGAAGGGGAAGTTTTAAATGTGGGAGGATAGGACATAGAGCTTATGAATGCAATGTCATTACTGATAGATCTTCTGCACGGGCCTCTGCAACTAACTCCAACACTAATAGGGATGTTCTTTCTGGGCAGGAAAATGAACAAGGGAGGACTATGAACCCCGCACAGTCCCCCTAG